One Peromyscus leucopus breed LL Stock chromosome 6, UCI_PerLeu_2.1, whole genome shotgun sequence genomic region harbors:
- the Ifi44l gene encoding interferon-induced protein 44-like isoform X1, producing MDVTTRLTWIQEQILGKLLGNTSLTLLYKSRVHQLRTLDMSKICGHQRSTMTVIHLKQAVVGVFMLEEFPILHSDKPSTCVWFSFKENNSTGMSTLLLNTQVEVNGTLLKFSSLDGLSLSVDPREYKLHLNDALIKELKLNVKPVSGYLECEIFRVDGVKNDPGFIKKMLTVRQYRERLLSALRAYRPKKDLVSEVRILLVGPVGSGKSSFFNSVKSAFQGHLTRQAIVGSDETSITKQYRIYSVKDGEGGKTLPFMLCDSMGLDEREEAGLCIDDISHILKGCVPDRYQFNPCKPIKPKHPTSVTLPPLKDRIHCVAYVLNINSVNTLSAKMVAKLKEVHKDAGACGVGQVALLTNVNNCDEVLDDSFLNMTENMTSQSQVKNVQNMLNIPIANILMVSNYASERSLEPMKDVLILAALRQMLRAADDSLEDLPPEETASANGSFNS from the exons ATGGACGTGACAACCAGATTGACGTGGATACAGGAACAGATTCTGGGGAAACTGCTTGGGAATACATCTTTGACTCTTCTTTATAAGTCTAGAGTTCATCAACTGCGCACTCTTGATATGAGTAAGATATGCGGTCATCAGAGATCCACGATGACAGTAATTCACTTGAAGCAAGCTGTTGTAGGTGTTTTTATGCTGGAAGAGTTTCCCATTTTACATTCTGATAAGCCAAGTACTTGtgtttggttttcatttaaaGAGAATAACAGCACTGGAATGTCGACTTTACTTTTGAACACACAAGTAGAAGTTAATGGTACACTTCTGAAGTTTTCCTCACTTGATGGTTTGTCACTCTCTGTGGATCCAAGAGAATACAAACTTCATCTTAATGATGCACTGATAAAAGAACTCAAACTCAATGTTAAACCTGTCTCTGGATATTTGGAGTGCGAAATTTTCCGAGTTGATG GAGTTAAGAATGATCCAGGCTTCATAAAGAAGATGTTGACCGTCCGACA GTACCGAGAAAGGTTACTATCTGCTCTCAGAGCCTACAGGCCCAAAAAAGACTTGGTTTCAGAAGTTCGTATTCTCTTGGTGGGTCCAGTAGGTTCTGGAAAGTCCAGCTTTTTCAATTCAGTGAAGTCTGCTTTCCAAGGCCACCTAACTCGCCAGGCCATTGTGGGGTCTGACGAAACCAGCATTACCAAACAG tacaGAATATATTCTGTTAAAGATGGCGAAGGTGGGAAAACGCTCCCATTTATGTTGTGTGATTCAATGGGACTGGATGAGAGAGAAGAAGCAGGACTGTGCATAGATGACATATCTCATATCTTAAAAGGCTGTGTACCAGACAGGTATCAG TTCAACCCGTGTAAGCCGATTAAGCCAAAGCACCCCACTTCTGTCACCTTGCCACCACTGAAGGACAGGATTCACTGTGTGGCTTATGTCTTAAACATCAACTCTGTTAACACCCTGTCAGCTAAGATGGTGGCAAAGCTCAAAGAAGTCCACAAAGATGCAGGAGCCTGTG GTGTTGGACAAGTGGCCTTGCTTACTAATGTGAATAACTGTGATGAAGTTCTCGATGACAGTTTTTTAAACATGACAGAAAATATGACTTCTCAAAGCCAG GTAAAGAATGTACAGAACATGCTAAATATTCCTATAGCTAATATCTTGATGGTTAGTAATTATGCTTCGGAGCGATCGTTGGAACCTATGAAAGATGTCCTGATCCTTGCTGCACTCAGGCAGATGTTGCGGGCTGCAGATGACTCCTTAGAAGACTTGCCTCCTGAGGAAACTG catCAGCTAATGGTTCCTTCAACAGCTAA
- the Ifi44l gene encoding interferon-induced protein 44-like isoform X2 — translation MDVTTRLTWIQEQILGKLLGNTSLTLLYKSRVHQLRTLDMKNNSTGMSTLLLNTQVEVNGTLLKFSSLDGLSLSVDPREYKLHLNDALIKELKLNVKPVSGYLECEIFRVDGVKNDPGFIKKMLTVRQYRERLLSALRAYRPKKDLVSEVRILLVGPVGSGKSSFFNSVKSAFQGHLTRQAIVGSDETSITKQYRIYSVKDGEGGKTLPFMLCDSMGLDEREEAGLCIDDISHILKGCVPDRYQFNPCKPIKPKHPTSVTLPPLKDRIHCVAYVLNINSVNTLSAKMVAKLKEVHKDAGACGVGQVALLTNVNNCDEVLDDSFLNMTENMTSQSQVKNVQNMLNIPIANILMVSNYASERSLEPMKDVLILAALRQMLRAADDSLEDLPPEETASANGSFNS, via the exons ATGGACGTGACAACCAGATTGACGTGGATACAGGAACAGATTCTGGGGAAACTGCTTGGGAATACATCTTTGACTCTTCTTTATAAGTCTAGAGTTCATCAACTGCGCACTCTTGATATGA AGAATAACAGCACTGGAATGTCGACTTTACTTTTGAACACACAAGTAGAAGTTAATGGTACACTTCTGAAGTTTTCCTCACTTGATGGTTTGTCACTCTCTGTGGATCCAAGAGAATACAAACTTCATCTTAATGATGCACTGATAAAAGAACTCAAACTCAATGTTAAACCTGTCTCTGGATATTTGGAGTGCGAAATTTTCCGAGTTGATG GAGTTAAGAATGATCCAGGCTTCATAAAGAAGATGTTGACCGTCCGACA GTACCGAGAAAGGTTACTATCTGCTCTCAGAGCCTACAGGCCCAAAAAAGACTTGGTTTCAGAAGTTCGTATTCTCTTGGTGGGTCCAGTAGGTTCTGGAAAGTCCAGCTTTTTCAATTCAGTGAAGTCTGCTTTCCAAGGCCACCTAACTCGCCAGGCCATTGTGGGGTCTGACGAAACCAGCATTACCAAACAG tacaGAATATATTCTGTTAAAGATGGCGAAGGTGGGAAAACGCTCCCATTTATGTTGTGTGATTCAATGGGACTGGATGAGAGAGAAGAAGCAGGACTGTGCATAGATGACATATCTCATATCTTAAAAGGCTGTGTACCAGACAGGTATCAG TTCAACCCGTGTAAGCCGATTAAGCCAAAGCACCCCACTTCTGTCACCTTGCCACCACTGAAGGACAGGATTCACTGTGTGGCTTATGTCTTAAACATCAACTCTGTTAACACCCTGTCAGCTAAGATGGTGGCAAAGCTCAAAGAAGTCCACAAAGATGCAGGAGCCTGTG GTGTTGGACAAGTGGCCTTGCTTACTAATGTGAATAACTGTGATGAAGTTCTCGATGACAGTTTTTTAAACATGACAGAAAATATGACTTCTCAAAGCCAG GTAAAGAATGTACAGAACATGCTAAATATTCCTATAGCTAATATCTTGATGGTTAGTAATTATGCTTCGGAGCGATCGTTGGAACCTATGAAAGATGTCCTGATCCTTGCTGCACTCAGGCAGATGTTGCGGGCTGCAGATGACTCCTTAGAAGACTTGCCTCCTGAGGAAACTG catCAGCTAATGGTTCCTTCAACAGCTAA